Proteins from a single region of Caloramator sp. E03:
- a CDS encoding M15 family metallopeptidase, whose translation MGKLKTIEGLVNVMDIDDSLVIDLRYATDNNFLKKKIYPLSLCILQLETAKKLLKANSEAKRLGYRIKVFDAYRPLSVQKLMWDLVQNEDFVAPPWKGSKHNRGAAVDVTLVNKNGEELLMPSEFDEFSNRASINFMDVPKEAIENRELLGRIMTEAGFLRLNSEWWHFDDNEWYKYGLYDVGLEKFYEK comes from the coding sequence ATGGGAAAACTTAAAACTATTGAAGGTCTTGTAAATGTTATGGATATAGATGATTCTTTAGTAATTGATTTAAGATATGCAACAGATAATAATTTTTTAAAAAAGAAAATATATCCTTTGTCACTATGTATACTTCAGCTTGAAACTGCAAAAAAACTTTTAAAAGCAAATTCTGAGGCTAAAAGGTTAGGATACAGAATTAAGGTTTTTGATGCATACAGGCCTTTATCTGTTCAAAAACTTATGTGGGATTTAGTACAAAATGAGGATTTTGTTGCTCCTCCTTGGAAAGGGTCAAAGCATAATAGAGGTGCTGCAGTAGATGTTACCTTAGTTAATAAAAATGGAGAAGAATTGTTAATGCCTTCTGAGTTTGATGAGTTTTCAAATAGAGCTTCAATAAACTTTATGGATGTACCAAAAGAAGCTATAGAAAATAGGGAATTACTCGGAAGAATAATGACAGAAGCTGGATTTTTAAGATTGAATAGCGAGTGGTGGCACTTTGATGATAATGAATGGTATAAATATGGATTATATGATGTTGGGCTTGAAAAATTTTATGAAAAATAA
- a CDS encoding zinc-ribbon domain-containing protein encodes MADKTLVCKDCGKEFIFTEGEQAFYKEKGFENEPLRCPECRKARKQQRRNNENRSFRK; translated from the coding sequence ATGGCAGACAAAACATTAGTATGCAAAGATTGCGGAAAAGAATTTATATTCACAGAAGGCGAGCAGGCTTTCTACAAGGAAAAAGGTTTTGAAAACGAACCATTAAGATGCCCAGAATGCAGAAAAGCAAGAAAGCAACAAAGAAGAAATAACGAAAACAGATCCTTCAGAAAGTAA
- a CDS encoding IS1634 family transposase: protein MRLQIVKSKNAASLYVVKSVYEKGNRTSKVVEKLGTYDELLKKLNGQDPIEWGKRYVEELNRKEKEEKREILVKYSPVKQINKDEQHTFNGSYLFLQKIYNELGLQNICKNISDKHKFNFNLNSILSRLIYARIIYPSSKLATYELSKKFIEQPDFELQHIYRALEVISEETDFIQSELYKNSLKVCNRNKGVLYYDCTNYFFEIEQEEGLKQYGVSKEHRPNPIVQMGLFMDGDGIPLAFCINKGNTNEQVTLKPLEQKIISEFGLSKFIICTDAGLASTANRKFNNIQNRAFITTQSIKKLKSHLKEWALDPKGWHLSDSDKVYNLNEINEEADINKIFYKERWIKEDGLEQKLIVTFSLKYRNYQRTIRGNQIERAQEVIDTNPTKLKKCNANDYKRFISKTHYTPDGEVAEKELYSINADLIAQEAMYDGFYAVCTNISDDAAAIIKINRRRWEIEESFRIMKSEFKARPVYLRRDDRIKAHFTTCFISLMIYRLLEKKLSEKYTCSDIISGLREMNFYEIKNEGYIPIYTRTDFTDDLHDKFGFRTDYQIINMKQMKKIFKDTKK from the coding sequence ATGAGATTACAAATTGTTAAATCAAAAAATGCAGCATCCTTATACGTAGTTAAATCTGTTTATGAAAAAGGCAATCGTACTTCAAAAGTAGTTGAGAAGCTTGGCACTTATGATGAACTTTTAAAAAAACTAAACGGACAAGACCCTATAGAATGGGGGAAGAGGTACGTTGAAGAGTTAAATAGAAAAGAAAAAGAAGAGAAAAGAGAAATATTAGTAAAATACTCGCCTGTTAAACAAATTAACAAAGACGAACAGCATACTTTTAATGGTAGTTACTTGTTTTTACAAAAAATATATAACGAGCTTGGGCTGCAAAATATCTGTAAAAATATTTCGGATAAACATAAATTTAATTTTAATCTAAATTCAATACTATCAAGATTAATTTATGCAAGAATTATTTATCCATCATCTAAGCTTGCTACATACGAACTATCAAAAAAATTTATTGAGCAGCCTGATTTTGAGCTTCAGCATATTTATAGAGCTTTAGAAGTAATTTCAGAAGAAACAGATTTTATTCAGTCAGAATTATATAAGAACAGTCTTAAAGTTTGCAATCGTAATAAAGGAGTTCTCTATTATGACTGCACCAACTATTTCTTTGAAATTGAACAGGAAGAAGGATTAAAACAGTATGGAGTATCGAAGGAACATAGACCCAATCCAATTGTTCAAATGGGACTTTTCATGGATGGAGACGGCATCCCCCTTGCATTTTGTATAAACAAAGGTAATACTAATGAACAAGTAACTTTAAAACCTTTAGAGCAAAAAATTATATCCGAATTTGGGCTTTCAAAATTTATCATTTGTACAGATGCAGGGCTTGCATCTACAGCAAACAGAAAATTTAATAATATACAAAATCGAGCTTTTATTACTACACAATCTATTAAAAAATTAAAATCACATTTAAAAGAATGGGCGTTAGACCCCAAAGGATGGCATCTTAGCGATTCAGACAAAGTATATAATTTAAACGAAATTAACGAAGAAGCAGATATTAATAAAATTTTTTATAAGGAACGCTGGATAAAAGAAGACGGGCTTGAACAAAAACTTATTGTAACATTTTCCTTGAAATATAGAAACTATCAAAGAACTATAAGAGGTAACCAAATAGAGAGAGCTCAAGAGGTTATTGATACCAATCCTACAAAATTGAAGAAATGTAATGCTAATGATTACAAACGCTTTATTTCAAAGACTCACTACACACCTGACGGTGAAGTAGCTGAAAAAGAATTATACAGCATTAATGCTGATTTAATAGCACAAGAGGCAATGTATGATGGTTTTTACGCAGTATGTACAAATATAAGTGATGATGCTGCCGCAATTATAAAAATTAATAGAAGGCGTTGGGAAATAGAAGAGTCCTTCCGTATTATGAAATCAGAGTTTAAGGCAAGACCAGTATATTTAAGAAGAGATGATAGAATAAAAGCGCATTTTACAACTTGTTTCATTTCCCTGATGATATATAGGCTATTAGAAAAAAAGCTTTCAGAAAAATATACGTGTAGCGATATTATATCAGGACTTAGAGAAATGAATTTTTATGAGATTAAGAATGAGGGCTATATTCCAATATATACAAGGACTGATTTTACAGATGATTTACATGACAAATTTGGCTTTAGAACGGATTATCAAATAATTAATATGAAACAAATGAAGAAAATTTTTAAAGACACGAAAAAATAA